A section of the Gallus gallus isolate bGalGal1 chromosome 4, bGalGal1.mat.broiler.GRCg7b, whole genome shotgun sequence genome encodes:
- the TSC22D4 gene encoding TSC22 domain family protein 3 isoform 1 (isoform 1 is encoded by transcript variant 1) produces the protein MSSSPGEQCRSPVGLDCCSCCLDLVGAGGGENNNPGSPTASGFRQLREQLEGENLNAAKLSSIMRQDSLEPVVRDPCYLLNQGICNRNIDQTLLSILLLFHSASGASVVAIDNKIEQAMDLVKNHLMYAVREEVEVLKEQIKELLEKNSQLERENSLLKTLASPEQLEKFQSRLPSEVLHPQEQSPGAAPPAQHSGGSAV, from the exons ATGTCCTCGTCGCCCGGCGAGCAGTGCCGCTCGCCCGTGGGGTTGgattgctgcagctgctgcctggacctggtgggggccggggggggaGAGAACAACAACCCGGGCAGCCCCACCGCCAGCGGCTTCCGGCAGCTGCGGGAGCAGCTGGAGGGCGAGAACCTGAACGCCGCCAAGCTGAGCTCCATCATGCGCCAGGACTCGCTGGAGCCCGTCGTGCGGGACCCCTGCTACCTCCTCAACCAGGGCATCTGCAACAGGAACATCGACCAGACGCTGCtctccatcctgctgctcttccaCAG TGCCTCCGGAGCCAGCGTGGTGGCCATTGACAACAAGATCGAGCAGGCGATG GACCTGGTAAAGAACCACCTGATGTACGCGGTGcgggaggaggtggaggtgcTGAAGGAGCAGATTAAGGAACTGTTGGAGAAGAACTCCCAGCTGGAGCGTGAGAACAGCCTCCTGAAGACCCTGGCCAGCCCCGAGCAGCTGGAGAAGTTCCAGTCACGGCTCCCATCCGAGGTGCTGCAcccccaggagcagagcccggGGGCGGCCCCCCCGGCCCAGCACTCGGGGGGCTCTGCGGTGTAA
- the TSC22D4 gene encoding TSC22 domain family protein 3 isoform X1, with amino-acid sequence MSSSPGEQCRSPVGLDCCSCCLDLVGAGGGENNNPGSPTASGFRQLREQLEGENLNAAKLSSIMRQDSLEPVVRDPCYLLNQGICNRNIDQTLLSILLLFHSASGASVVAIDNKIEQAMVSRSLLSSLGDLVKNHLMYAVREEVEVLKEQIKELLEKNSQLERENSLLKTLASPEQLEKFQSRLPSEVLHPQEQSPGAAPPAQHSGGSAV; translated from the exons ATGTCCTCGTCGCCCGGCGAGCAGTGCCGCTCGCCCGTGGGGTTGgattgctgcagctgctgcctggacctggtgggggccggggggggaGAGAACAACAACCCGGGCAGCCCCACCGCCAGCGGCTTCCGGCAGCTGCGGGAGCAGCTGGAGGGCGAGAACCTGAACGCCGCCAAGCTGAGCTCCATCATGCGCCAGGACTCGCTGGAGCCCGTCGTGCGGGACCCCTGCTACCTCCTCAACCAGGGCATCTGCAACAGGAACATCGACCAGACGCTGCtctccatcctgctgctcttccaCAG TGCCTCCGGAGCCAGCGTGGTGGCCATTGACAACAAGATCGAGCAGGCGATGGTGAGCCGCAGCCTTCTGTCATCTTtaggg GACCTGGTAAAGAACCACCTGATGTACGCGGTGcgggaggaggtggaggtgcTGAAGGAGCAGATTAAGGAACTGTTGGAGAAGAACTCCCAGCTGGAGCGTGAGAACAGCCTCCTGAAGACCCTGGCCAGCCCCGAGCAGCTGGAGAAGTTCCAGTCACGGCTCCCATCCGAGGTGCTGCAcccccaggagcagagcccggGGGCGGCCCCCCCGGCCCAGCACTCGGGGGGCTCTGCGGTGTAA
- the TSC22D4 gene encoding TSC22 domain family protein 3 isoform 2 (isoform 2 is encoded by transcript variant 2), protein MSTGVYHSPMEVAVYQLHNFSISFFSSLLGGDVVSVKLDNSASGASVVAIDNKIEQAMDLVKNHLMYAVREEVEVLKEQIKELLEKNSQLERENSLLKTLASPEQLEKFQSRLPSEVLHPQEQSPGAAPPAQHSGGSAV, encoded by the exons ATGAGCACCGGCGTGTACCACTCCCCCATGGAGGTGGCTGTCTATCAGCTGCACAACTTCTCTatctccttcttctcctccttgctCGGGGGGGACGTGGTCTCCGTGAAGCTGGACAACAG TGCCTCCGGAGCCAGCGTGGTGGCCATTGACAACAAGATCGAGCAGGCGATG GACCTGGTAAAGAACCACCTGATGTACGCGGTGcgggaggaggtggaggtgcTGAAGGAGCAGATTAAGGAACTGTTGGAGAAGAACTCCCAGCTGGAGCGTGAGAACAGCCTCCTGAAGACCCTGGCCAGCCCCGAGCAGCTGGAGAAGTTCCAGTCACGGCTCCCATCCGAGGTGCTGCAcccccaggagcagagcccggGGGCGGCCCCCCCGGCCCAGCACTCGGGGGGCTCTGCGGTGTAA
- the LOC121110548 gene encoding uncharacterized protein LOC121110548, which produces MECREESPGVSPDPHTRAERLSGATERNFSPPVPHLREHRLHSAHRPKEGLRLQKSSVHQAAFVLGNQICSKPQVMESEICFMCRILGSASASTSQAGQPSVHPKIRLRCQLGAGLGCFGVSRGSGCPLTALLPYEVALSPRLDIPALAPQGHSCSHCTEPEYTVFTQSPLLSKMFMHASAPMNILAGSRKACSAPRLQLPAGLGKGQGDPAFRILLLAASPRWAAPSLVSVPSVLLQALDALGLLLAPLRGYGRLRFGTVPTNLPALPTPAGLRGAAGGSKSSWYLGPSMSLAVQNSIPGIVPPQQPPGTSPQCAAAVSMLLLRPPALPRGFPTEKKAAHLGQGAPALQGLI; this is translated from the coding sequence ATGGAGTGCAGGGAGGAATCCCCTGGAGTCTCCCCAGATCCTCACACCCGAGCTGAGCGGCTATCTGGAGCTACAGAGAGGAACTTTTCCCCCCCGGTACCTCATCTGAGGGAGCACAGGCTGCATTCAGCCCACCGCCCCAAGGAGGGGCTGCGtttgcagaaaagcagtgtGCACCAGGCTGCTTTCGTTCTTGGAAATCAGATTTGCAGCAAGCCACAAGTGATGGAAAGCGAGATTTGCTTCATGTGCCGCATCCTTGGCTCAGCCTCTGCTAGCACTTCTCAGGCAGGGCAACCCAGTGTGCATCCCAAAATCAGGCTGAGGTGCCAGCTGGGTGCAGGGTTGGGATGCTTTGGGGTGTCCCGTGGCTCGGGGTGCCCGCTGACTGCGCTGTTGCCATATGAGGTCGCTCTGTCACCGCGCCTCGACATCCCTGCGCTGGCCCCGCAGGGCCACAGCTGTTCCCACTGCACGGAGCCAGAGTACACTGTGTTCACCCAGAGTCCTTTATTAAGCAAAATGTTTATGCATGCCTCTGCTCCGATGAACATCTTGGCCGGCTCACGCAAAGCCTGCTCTGCACCGCGCCTCCAGCTGCCGGCGGGCCTGGGGAAGGGTCAGGGGGACCCTGCATTTAGGATCCTTCTGCTGGCTGCGTCCCCACGGTGGGCAGCCCCTAGCTTGGTCTCTGTGCCATCAGTCCTGCTGCAAGCCCTTGATGCCTTGGGGTTGCTGCTGGCCCCTCTGAGGGGCTATGGGAGGCTACGCTTTGGCACCGTCCCCACAAACCTGCCAGCCCTTCCCACTCCAGCAGGGCTTCGGGGTGCAGCTGGGGGTTCCAAAAGCAGCTGGTACCTGGGCCCCAGCATGTCTCTGGCAGTGCAGAACAGCATTCCTGGCATTGTTCCTCCTCAGCAGCCTCCTGGCACATCACCCCAGTGTGCTGCCGCTGTGTCCATGCTCCTGCTGAGGCCTCCAGCCCTTCCAAGGGGTTTCCCCACTGAGAAGAAAGCTGCACACCTTGGGCAAGGGGCACCAGCACTCCAAGGTCTTATATAA